The following coding sequences are from one Chaetodon trifascialis isolate fChaTrf1 chromosome 24, fChaTrf1.hap1, whole genome shotgun sequence window:
- the r3hdm1 gene encoding R3H domain-containing protein 1 isoform X5 — translation MRMSDTVDSDMMKVSEAADTVSSPKDSATKSEVTDQSQSSRDEHGSNNKRDAQDGFLLQPFDKEDRATQDQAEKEDKCDKVDKPEKTPRKMLSRDSSQDYTDSTGIDLHEFLVNTLKGNPRDRIMLLKLEQDILDFISNNESQKRKFPPMTPYHRMLLHRVAAYFGMDHNVDPSGKSVVINKTTNTRIPDQKFSEHIKDDRADDFQKRYILKRDNSSFDREDSTIRMRLKADKRSKSMEEREEEYQRARERIFAHDGDQFILDRSAQDEDACMSTQQRRQMFRLRAGRSGASRQSSSETETLPRHGEPRPWSSTDSSDSSNRLAPRPAITKASSFSGISPGLVRGDSTASSKSTGRLSKTGSESCSSVGSSSSSLSRPQLPLPVSASSWSNIPSTPLIHPAADTRGPGHPEMIKSVPSQPPSATDATNYYVLPLEASGIPPGSVLVNPHTGKPFIHPDGSTVVYNPTTVAPAAGRNPQQGKPPQQPMAAPAHQQPTNHLHSQLICPPLQLSSEPVHNQTVSYPLPPPLPPSQFLPVCPNQQYTVPDALNAQFSHMTLAQQQPGDSGASVPEARHYPTVYHHPSSVVLQGAPPQQQVASYMVAGPSGGHPGVLQGQAVALQTPGPNNAYPSSTPGPAAFPGSALNQPLLQQHAYIQQPVQQMSTCYCSSAHHPHCSSQQQQQQQQQQQQQQHYRPPINSLPYNCPQSQNLPQQQVHQAVMPNPASSYQTIVGVQPTPNLALTGNQQSNMGNQMQGMMVQYPPMQSYQQVSVPQQTYQQPVFVSCQPGQGAVAVAGMQPCYSLLPPNQHTTMSSTVSFLPAQMMEQLQFPQTSSPCVSQQHPGQQYAGLLPPGPSSGMVMLQMTAPPCQQPRAPSPCQRKQPNYKHPGAEHQRSRRPAELPPPPDNTQSSLPSSPALTPLPGQPPSVKGLPSGISSIPVMAHHPQLPTAFCHSGQGEAHYSLLGQPLQYKPAIRPPLIHTAHMVAKHQGPLGVWRSGHGRKASRKPLSSDLS, via the exons ATTCCAGTCAAGACTACACAGATTCAACCGGCATCGATCTCCATGAGTTCCTGGTCAACACTCTGAAGGGCAACCCCAG gGATCGAATCATGCTACTGAAGCTGGAGCAGGACATCTTGGACTTCATCAGCAATAATGA GAGCCAAAAGAGAAAATTCCCACCCATGACGCCCTATCACAGGATGCTGTTACATCGAGTGGCAGCCTACTTTGGCATGGACCACAATGTGGACCCCAGTGGGAAGTCAGTGGTGATCAACAAAACCACCAACACAAGAAT ACCCGATCAGAAATTCTCAGAGCACATCAAGGATGACAGGGCGGACGATTTTCAGAAACGCTACATTCTCAAACGAGACAACTCCAGCTTTGATCGTGAAGACAGCACg ATTCGAATGCGTTTGAAAGCTGACAAGAGGAGCAAAtcgatggaggagagggaggaggagtaCCAACGAGCCAGAGAAAGGATATTTGCACATGAT GGAGATCAGTTCATACTAGACAGAAG CGCTCAGGATGAAGACGCATGCATGAGCACCCAACAGAGGCGGCAAATGTTCAG GTTAAGAGCCGGTCGCTCAGGCGCCAGCCGGCAGAGCAGCTCCGAGACAGAAACTCTGCCGCGGCACGGGGAGCCTCGGCCGTGGAGCAGCACCGACAGCTCGGACAGCTCCAACCGCCTCGCCCCGCGGCCCGCCATCACCAAGGCCAGCAGCTTCAGCGGCATCTCACCCGGCCTCGTCCGCGGGGACAGCACGGCCAGCAGCAAGAGCACCGGGAGGCTGTCCAAAACAG GTTCAGAATCATGCAGTAGCGTCGGCTCCTCGTCCAGCTCACTATCCCGTCCCCAGCTGCCTCTCCCAGTTTCAGCCTCATCCTGGTCCAACATCCCCAGCACCCCCTTGATCCACCCGGCTGCTGACACTAGAGGCCCTGGACACCCTGAGATGATCAAGAGCGTCCCTTCACAGCCGCCATCTGCTACAGATGCAACAAACTATTATGTGTTGCCGCTGGAAGCCTCAGGGATACCACCCGGCAGCGTTCTGGTCAACCCACACACAG GCAAGCCTTTCATCCACCCCGACGGCAGCACTGTAGTTTATAACCCGACCACTGTCGCCCCGGCTGCTGGCAGGAACCCACAGCAGGGGAAACCCCCACAGCAGCCAATGGCTGCCCCAGCACATCAGCAGCCAACCAATCACCTCCACTCGCAG ctgatctgtcctcctctccagctgtcCTCTGAGCCTGTCCACAACCAAACGGTCTCgtatcctcttcctcctcctcttcctccttctcagtTCCTGCCCGTCTGTCCTAACCAACAGTACACTGTG CCTGACGCCCTCAATGCCCAGTTCAGTCACATGACTCTGGCGCAGCAGCAGCCCGGCGACAGCGGGGCTTCAGTTCCGGAAGCCCGCCACTATCCCACTGTGTACCACCACCCCTCCTCTGTGGTACTGCAGGGAGCccctccacagcagcaggtcGCTAGCTACATGGTGGCAGGACCATCGGGAGGACACCCAGGGGTGCTACAAGGTCAGGCTGTTGCGCTGCAGACCCCGGGCCCCAACAATGCATATCCCAGCTCCACCCCGGGCCCCGCTGCTTTTCCCGGGTCCGCGCTGAACCAGCCGCTGCTCCAGCAACACGCATACATCCAACAGCCTGTCCAGCAG ATGTCCACGTGTTACTGCTCTTCAGCGCACCACCCCCACTgctccagccagcagcagcagcagcagcagcagcagcagcagcagcagcagcactaccGGCCCCCCATCAACTCGCTGCCCTATAACTGCCCTCAGAGCCAAAACCTGCCCCAGCAACAAG TGCACCAAGCCGTGATGCCAAACCCAGCGTCCAGCTACCAGACCATAGTGGGCGTACAGCCAACACCCAACCTCGCTCTCACTGGCAACCAGCAAAGCAATATGGGCAACCAGATGCAAGGCATGATGGTCCAGTACCCTCCAATGCAGTCTTATCAG CAGGTTTCTGTACCACAGCAGACGTACCAGCAGCCGGTGTTTGTGTCCTGTCAGCCAGGACAGGGGGCAGTGGCTGTTGCTGGCATGCAGCCCTGCTACAGCCTGCTACCCCCGAACCAGCACACCACCATGAG TTCCACCGTGAGTTTCCTGCCGGCCCAGATGATGGAGCAGCTCCAGTTTCCTCAGACCTCATCACCCTGCGTCTCCCAGCAGCACCCGGGCCAGCAGTATGCAG ggttaTTACCCCCAGGCCCCAGCAGCGGCATGGTGATGCTGCAAATGACAGCACCCCCCTGCCAGCAGCCCCGGGCCCCCTCCCCCTGCCAGCGGAAGCAGCCCAACTACAAACACCCGGGCGCCGAGCACCAGCGCAGCCGCAGGCCTGCTGAGCTCCCCCCGCCTCCAGACAACACCCAG AGCAGCTTGCCCTCGTCTCCGGCACTCACTCCCTTGCCAGGTCAGCCGCCCAGCGTCAAGGGCCTCCCATCAGGCATCTCGTCCATCCCTGTCATGGCCCACCACCCGCAGCTCCCTACAGCGTTCTGCCACAGTGGACAAG GTGAAGCCCACTACTCTCTACTGGGCCAGCCTCTGCAGTACAAACCCGCCATCAGACCTCCGCTGATCCACACTGCCCACATGGTGGCCAAAcaccag GGTCCACTGGGGGTTTGGCGTAGCGGTCATGGGAGGAAGGCCAGCAGGAAACCTCTGTCTTCAGATCTCAGT tga
- the r3hdm1 gene encoding R3H domain-containing protein 1 isoform X3, giving the protein MRMSDTVDSDMMKVSEAADTVSSPKDSATKSEVTDQSQSSRDEHGSNNKRDAQDGFLLQPFDKEDRATQDQAEKEDKCDKVDKPEKTPRKMLSRDSSQDYTDSTGIDLHEFLVNTLKGNPRDRIMLLKLEQDILDFISNNESQKRKFPPMTPYHRMLLHRVAAYFGMDHNVDPSGKSVVINKTTNTRIPDQKFSEHIKDDRADDFQKRYILKRDNSSFDREDSTIRMRLKADKRSKSMEEREEEYQRARERIFAHDGDQFILDRSAQDEDACMSTQQRRQMFRLRAGRSGASRQSSSETETLPRHGEPRPWSSTDSSDSSNRLAPRPAITKASSFSGISPGLVRGDSTASSKSTGRLSKTGSESCSSVGSSSSSLSRPQLPLPVSASSWSNIPSTPLIHPAADTRGPGHPEMIKSVPSQPPSATDATNYYVLPLEASGIPPGSVLVNPHTGKPFIHPDGSTVVYNPTTVAPAAGRNPQQGKPPQQPMAAPAHQQPTNHLHSQPDALNAQFSHMTLAQQQPGDSGASVPEARHYPTVYHHPSSVVLQGAPPQQQVASYMVAGPSGGHPGVLQGQAVALQTPGPNNAYPSSTPGPAAFPGSALNQPLLQQHAYIQQPVQQMSTCYCSSAHHPHCSSQQQQQQQQQQQQQQHYRPPINSLPYNCPQSQNLPQQQVHQAVMPNPASSYQTIVGVQPTPNLALTGNQQSNMGNQMQGMMVQYPPMQSYQQVSVPQQTYQQPVFVSCQPGQGAVAVAGMQPCYSLLPPNQHTTMSSTVSFLPAQMMEQLQFPQTSSPCVSQQHPGQQYAGLLPPGPSSGMVMLQMTAPPCQQPRAPSPCQRKQPNYKHPGAEHQRSRRPAELPPPPDNTQSSLPSSPALTPLPGQPPSVKGLPSGISSIPVMAHHPQLPTAFCHSGQGEAHYSLLGQPLQYKPAIRPPLIHTAHMVAKHQGPLGVWRSGHGRKASRKPLSSDLSVGEAVSSQILEVTDPPEGISCADSHHLLAELCKGGELIQRLSDHQPRLCSTTRDAPSGDLASSYSIFSMLPSRFAAPSAALHHGGPQATFKLRTSTRHKGELCDSDKAGS; this is encoded by the exons ATTCCAGTCAAGACTACACAGATTCAACCGGCATCGATCTCCATGAGTTCCTGGTCAACACTCTGAAGGGCAACCCCAG gGATCGAATCATGCTACTGAAGCTGGAGCAGGACATCTTGGACTTCATCAGCAATAATGA GAGCCAAAAGAGAAAATTCCCACCCATGACGCCCTATCACAGGATGCTGTTACATCGAGTGGCAGCCTACTTTGGCATGGACCACAATGTGGACCCCAGTGGGAAGTCAGTGGTGATCAACAAAACCACCAACACAAGAAT ACCCGATCAGAAATTCTCAGAGCACATCAAGGATGACAGGGCGGACGATTTTCAGAAACGCTACATTCTCAAACGAGACAACTCCAGCTTTGATCGTGAAGACAGCACg ATTCGAATGCGTTTGAAAGCTGACAAGAGGAGCAAAtcgatggaggagagggaggaggagtaCCAACGAGCCAGAGAAAGGATATTTGCACATGAT GGAGATCAGTTCATACTAGACAGAAG CGCTCAGGATGAAGACGCATGCATGAGCACCCAACAGAGGCGGCAAATGTTCAG GTTAAGAGCCGGTCGCTCAGGCGCCAGCCGGCAGAGCAGCTCCGAGACAGAAACTCTGCCGCGGCACGGGGAGCCTCGGCCGTGGAGCAGCACCGACAGCTCGGACAGCTCCAACCGCCTCGCCCCGCGGCCCGCCATCACCAAGGCCAGCAGCTTCAGCGGCATCTCACCCGGCCTCGTCCGCGGGGACAGCACGGCCAGCAGCAAGAGCACCGGGAGGCTGTCCAAAACAG GTTCAGAATCATGCAGTAGCGTCGGCTCCTCGTCCAGCTCACTATCCCGTCCCCAGCTGCCTCTCCCAGTTTCAGCCTCATCCTGGTCCAACATCCCCAGCACCCCCTTGATCCACCCGGCTGCTGACACTAGAGGCCCTGGACACCCTGAGATGATCAAGAGCGTCCCTTCACAGCCGCCATCTGCTACAGATGCAACAAACTATTATGTGTTGCCGCTGGAAGCCTCAGGGATACCACCCGGCAGCGTTCTGGTCAACCCACACACAG GCAAGCCTTTCATCCACCCCGACGGCAGCACTGTAGTTTATAACCCGACCACTGTCGCCCCGGCTGCTGGCAGGAACCCACAGCAGGGGAAACCCCCACAGCAGCCAATGGCTGCCCCAGCACATCAGCAGCCAACCAATCACCTCCACTCGCAG CCTGACGCCCTCAATGCCCAGTTCAGTCACATGACTCTGGCGCAGCAGCAGCCCGGCGACAGCGGGGCTTCAGTTCCGGAAGCCCGCCACTATCCCACTGTGTACCACCACCCCTCCTCTGTGGTACTGCAGGGAGCccctccacagcagcaggtcGCTAGCTACATGGTGGCAGGACCATCGGGAGGACACCCAGGGGTGCTACAAGGTCAGGCTGTTGCGCTGCAGACCCCGGGCCCCAACAATGCATATCCCAGCTCCACCCCGGGCCCCGCTGCTTTTCCCGGGTCCGCGCTGAACCAGCCGCTGCTCCAGCAACACGCATACATCCAACAGCCTGTCCAGCAG ATGTCCACGTGTTACTGCTCTTCAGCGCACCACCCCCACTgctccagccagcagcagcagcagcagcagcagcagcagcagcagcagcagcactaccGGCCCCCCATCAACTCGCTGCCCTATAACTGCCCTCAGAGCCAAAACCTGCCCCAGCAACAAG TGCACCAAGCCGTGATGCCAAACCCAGCGTCCAGCTACCAGACCATAGTGGGCGTACAGCCAACACCCAACCTCGCTCTCACTGGCAACCAGCAAAGCAATATGGGCAACCAGATGCAAGGCATGATGGTCCAGTACCCTCCAATGCAGTCTTATCAG CAGGTTTCTGTACCACAGCAGACGTACCAGCAGCCGGTGTTTGTGTCCTGTCAGCCAGGACAGGGGGCAGTGGCTGTTGCTGGCATGCAGCCCTGCTACAGCCTGCTACCCCCGAACCAGCACACCACCATGAG TTCCACCGTGAGTTTCCTGCCGGCCCAGATGATGGAGCAGCTCCAGTTTCCTCAGACCTCATCACCCTGCGTCTCCCAGCAGCACCCGGGCCAGCAGTATGCAG ggttaTTACCCCCAGGCCCCAGCAGCGGCATGGTGATGCTGCAAATGACAGCACCCCCCTGCCAGCAGCCCCGGGCCCCCTCCCCCTGCCAGCGGAAGCAGCCCAACTACAAACACCCGGGCGCCGAGCACCAGCGCAGCCGCAGGCCTGCTGAGCTCCCCCCGCCTCCAGACAACACCCAG AGCAGCTTGCCCTCGTCTCCGGCACTCACTCCCTTGCCAGGTCAGCCGCCCAGCGTCAAGGGCCTCCCATCAGGCATCTCGTCCATCCCTGTCATGGCCCACCACCCGCAGCTCCCTACAGCGTTCTGCCACAGTGGACAAG GTGAAGCCCACTACTCTCTACTGGGCCAGCCTCTGCAGTACAAACCCGCCATCAGACCTCCGCTGATCCACACTGCCCACATGGTGGCCAAAcaccag GGTCCACTGGGGGTTTGGCGTAGCGGTCATGGGAGGAAGGCCAGCAGGAAACCTCTGTCTTCAGATCTCAGTGTAGGTGAAGCAG tgagcAGTCAGATCCTGGAAGTGACAGATCCTCCAGAGGGGATCAGCTGTGCAGACTCCCACCACCTCCTGGCAGAGCTCTGCAAAGGGGGCGAATTGATCCAGCGGCTGTCGGATCATCAGCCCCGGCTGTGCAGCACAACCAGAGACGCTCCCAGCGGGGACCTGGCCTCATCATACTCCATCTTCTCCATGCTTCCCTCCAGATTCGCTGCCCCGAGCGCCGCGCTCCACCACGGCGGCCCCCAGGCTACCTTTAAACTCCGAACTAGTACCAGACACAAAGGGGAGCTGTGCGACTCGGACAAAGCCGGCTCATAG
- the r3hdm1 gene encoding R3H domain-containing protein 1 isoform X2, whose product MRMSDTVDSDMMKVSEAADTVSSPKDSATKSEVTDQSQSSRDEHGSNNKRDAQDGFLLQPFDKEDRATQDQAEKEDKCDKVDKPEKTPRKMLSRDSSQDYTDSTGIDLHEFLVNTLKGNPRDRIMLLKLEQDILDFISNNESQKRKFPPMTPYHRMLLHRVAAYFGMDHNVDPSGKSVVINKTTNTRIPDQKFSEHIKDDRADDFQKRYILKRDNSSFDREDSTIRMRLKADKRSKSMEEREEEYQRARERIFAHDGDQFILDRSAQDEDACMSTQQRRQMFRLRAGRSGASRQSSSETETLPRHGEPRPWSSTDSSDSSNRLAPRPAITKASSFSGISPGLVRGDSTASSKSTGRLSKTGSESCSSVGSSSSSLSRPQLPLPVSASSWSNIPSTPLIHPAADTRGPGHPEMIKSVPSQPPSATDATNYYVLPLEASGIPPGSVLVNPHTGKPFIHPDGSTVVYNPTTVAPAAGRNPQQGKPPQQPMAAPAHQQPTNHLHSQLICPPLQLSSEPVHNQTVSYPLPPPLPPSQFLPVCPNQQYTVPDALNAQFSHMTLAQQQPGDSGASVPEARHYPTVYHHPSSVVLQGAPPQQQVASYMVAGPSGGHPGVLQGQAVALQTPGPNNAYPSSTPGPAAFPGSALNQPLLQQHAYIQQPVQQMSTCYCSSAHHPHCSSQQQQQQQQQQQQQQHYRPPINSLPYNCPQSQNLPQQQVHQAVMPNPASSYQTIVGVQPTPNLALTGNQQSNMGNQMQGMMVQYPPMQSYQQVSVPQQTYQQPVFVSCQPGQGAVAVAGMQPCYSLLPPNQHTTMSSTVSFLPAQMMEQLQFPQTSSPCVSQQHPGQQYAGLLPPGPSSGMVMLQMTAPPCQQPRAPSPCQRKQPNYKHPGAEHQRSRRPAELPPPPDNTQSSLPSSPALTPLPGQPPSVKGLPSGISSIPVMAHHPQLPTAFCHSGQGEAHYSLLGQPLQYKPAIRPPLIHTAHMVAKHQGPLGVWRSGHGRKASRKPLSSDLSVGEAVSSQILEVTDPPEGISCADSHHLLAELCKGGELIQRLSDHQPRLCSTTRDAPSGDLASSYSIFSMLPSRFAAPSAALHHGGPQATFKLRTSTRHKGELCDSDKAGS is encoded by the exons ATTCCAGTCAAGACTACACAGATTCAACCGGCATCGATCTCCATGAGTTCCTGGTCAACACTCTGAAGGGCAACCCCAG gGATCGAATCATGCTACTGAAGCTGGAGCAGGACATCTTGGACTTCATCAGCAATAATGA GAGCCAAAAGAGAAAATTCCCACCCATGACGCCCTATCACAGGATGCTGTTACATCGAGTGGCAGCCTACTTTGGCATGGACCACAATGTGGACCCCAGTGGGAAGTCAGTGGTGATCAACAAAACCACCAACACAAGAAT ACCCGATCAGAAATTCTCAGAGCACATCAAGGATGACAGGGCGGACGATTTTCAGAAACGCTACATTCTCAAACGAGACAACTCCAGCTTTGATCGTGAAGACAGCACg ATTCGAATGCGTTTGAAAGCTGACAAGAGGAGCAAAtcgatggaggagagggaggaggagtaCCAACGAGCCAGAGAAAGGATATTTGCACATGAT GGAGATCAGTTCATACTAGACAGAAG CGCTCAGGATGAAGACGCATGCATGAGCACCCAACAGAGGCGGCAAATGTTCAG GTTAAGAGCCGGTCGCTCAGGCGCCAGCCGGCAGAGCAGCTCCGAGACAGAAACTCTGCCGCGGCACGGGGAGCCTCGGCCGTGGAGCAGCACCGACAGCTCGGACAGCTCCAACCGCCTCGCCCCGCGGCCCGCCATCACCAAGGCCAGCAGCTTCAGCGGCATCTCACCCGGCCTCGTCCGCGGGGACAGCACGGCCAGCAGCAAGAGCACCGGGAGGCTGTCCAAAACAG GTTCAGAATCATGCAGTAGCGTCGGCTCCTCGTCCAGCTCACTATCCCGTCCCCAGCTGCCTCTCCCAGTTTCAGCCTCATCCTGGTCCAACATCCCCAGCACCCCCTTGATCCACCCGGCTGCTGACACTAGAGGCCCTGGACACCCTGAGATGATCAAGAGCGTCCCTTCACAGCCGCCATCTGCTACAGATGCAACAAACTATTATGTGTTGCCGCTGGAAGCCTCAGGGATACCACCCGGCAGCGTTCTGGTCAACCCACACACAG GCAAGCCTTTCATCCACCCCGACGGCAGCACTGTAGTTTATAACCCGACCACTGTCGCCCCGGCTGCTGGCAGGAACCCACAGCAGGGGAAACCCCCACAGCAGCCAATGGCTGCCCCAGCACATCAGCAGCCAACCAATCACCTCCACTCGCAG ctgatctgtcctcctctccagctgtcCTCTGAGCCTGTCCACAACCAAACGGTCTCgtatcctcttcctcctcctcttcctccttctcagtTCCTGCCCGTCTGTCCTAACCAACAGTACACTGTG CCTGACGCCCTCAATGCCCAGTTCAGTCACATGACTCTGGCGCAGCAGCAGCCCGGCGACAGCGGGGCTTCAGTTCCGGAAGCCCGCCACTATCCCACTGTGTACCACCACCCCTCCTCTGTGGTACTGCAGGGAGCccctccacagcagcaggtcGCTAGCTACATGGTGGCAGGACCATCGGGAGGACACCCAGGGGTGCTACAAGGTCAGGCTGTTGCGCTGCAGACCCCGGGCCCCAACAATGCATATCCCAGCTCCACCCCGGGCCCCGCTGCTTTTCCCGGGTCCGCGCTGAACCAGCCGCTGCTCCAGCAACACGCATACATCCAACAGCCTGTCCAGCAG ATGTCCACGTGTTACTGCTCTTCAGCGCACCACCCCCACTgctccagccagcagcagcagcagcagcagcagcagcagcagcagcagcagcactaccGGCCCCCCATCAACTCGCTGCCCTATAACTGCCCTCAGAGCCAAAACCTGCCCCAGCAACAAG TGCACCAAGCCGTGATGCCAAACCCAGCGTCCAGCTACCAGACCATAGTGGGCGTACAGCCAACACCCAACCTCGCTCTCACTGGCAACCAGCAAAGCAATATGGGCAACCAGATGCAAGGCATGATGGTCCAGTACCCTCCAATGCAGTCTTATCAG CAGGTTTCTGTACCACAGCAGACGTACCAGCAGCCGGTGTTTGTGTCCTGTCAGCCAGGACAGGGGGCAGTGGCTGTTGCTGGCATGCAGCCCTGCTACAGCCTGCTACCCCCGAACCAGCACACCACCATGAG TTCCACCGTGAGTTTCCTGCCGGCCCAGATGATGGAGCAGCTCCAGTTTCCTCAGACCTCATCACCCTGCGTCTCCCAGCAGCACCCGGGCCAGCAGTATGCAG ggttaTTACCCCCAGGCCCCAGCAGCGGCATGGTGATGCTGCAAATGACAGCACCCCCCTGCCAGCAGCCCCGGGCCCCCTCCCCCTGCCAGCGGAAGCAGCCCAACTACAAACACCCGGGCGCCGAGCACCAGCGCAGCCGCAGGCCTGCTGAGCTCCCCCCGCCTCCAGACAACACCCAG AGCAGCTTGCCCTCGTCTCCGGCACTCACTCCCTTGCCAGGTCAGCCGCCCAGCGTCAAGGGCCTCCCATCAGGCATCTCGTCCATCCCTGTCATGGCCCACCACCCGCAGCTCCCTACAGCGTTCTGCCACAGTGGACAAG GTGAAGCCCACTACTCTCTACTGGGCCAGCCTCTGCAGTACAAACCCGCCATCAGACCTCCGCTGATCCACACTGCCCACATGGTGGCCAAAcaccag GGTCCACTGGGGGTTTGGCGTAGCGGTCATGGGAGGAAGGCCAGCAGGAAACCTCTGTCTTCAGATCTCAGTGTAGGTGAAGCAG tgagcAGTCAGATCCTGGAAGTGACAGATCCTCCAGAGGGGATCAGCTGTGCAGACTCCCACCACCTCCTGGCAGAGCTCTGCAAAGGGGGCGAATTGATCCAGCGGCTGTCGGATCATCAGCCCCGGCTGTGCAGCACAACCAGAGACGCTCCCAGCGGGGACCTGGCCTCATCATACTCCATCTTCTCCATGCTTCCCTCCAGATTCGCTGCCCCGAGCGCCGCGCTCCACCACGGCGGCCCCCAGGCTACCTTTAAACTCCGAACTAGTACCAGACACAAAGGGGAGCTGTGCGACTCGGACAAAGCCGGCTCATAG